Genomic segment of Macrobrachium rosenbergii isolate ZJJX-2024 chromosome 19, ASM4041242v1, whole genome shotgun sequence:
AAGGTatgtcgttttctagtatcagggtTAATATTATTCAGTTTGTTAGTTTCTAGAGCATATGGATACAATCTTCCTAAGAGAATGTTTCAACGTGAATCATAAATCTTCGTTGATATTTGTCTGCTGGGACTAAATGAGAAATTGCTCTCTTGTACAGGCACTattcttggcagccatattggCAGTTGCTGCTGCAGAGTCTCCCAGATCCTacggacctcctcctccttcctcacagTCCTACGGAAGACCTAATGGTTTCAACAACGGCAACGGACGTTTCGTAAGTCTAATTTCCCTCTAATTTTACCAAGTGTGCAACAGAGAAACATCGAATATATCAGATGCCTTCATAAGAATCCCAAACTCCTTTATCCAGTAGTCCTTATCTGTACTCCTTCATTCCTTCTCAGCCTCCAGCTCGCTACGACTTCGAGTACGAGGTGAAGGACCGCCCATCAGGCAACGACTTCGGCCACCAGGAATCCCGAAGGGGCGACAACACTGACGGGTCTTATTCGGTGCTTCTTCCCGACGGCCGCTTTCAGAAGGTCACGTACGAGGTCAATGGAGACTCAGGTTTCTTGGCCGAGGTCACCTACGAGGGAGAAGCTCGGTACCCAAGACCTCAGGCCTCAGTTTCCAATGGATACCAAGCACCCAGGTCCTCCTCCTATGATTAATGTCATATCTTGCTGATGAAAGGCGATGAACTGGTTATTCCTTAAGATGAACATTT
This window contains:
- the LOC136848390 gene encoding pro-resilin-like, which translates into the protein MEMKALFLAAILAVAAAESPRSYGPPPPPPSQSYGTPNGFNNGNGRFALFLAAILAVAAAESPRSYGPPPPSSQSYGRPNGFNNGNGRFPPARYDFEYEVKDRPSGNDFGHQESRRGDNTDGSYSVLLPDGRFQKVTYEVNGDSGFLAEVTYEGEARYPRPQASVSNGYQAPRSSSYD